The following is a genomic window from Drosophila busckii strain San Diego stock center, stock number 13000-0081.31 chromosome 2L, ASM1175060v1, whole genome shotgun sequence.
aatttattttctctAGCATAgtattgttgctttaatttgttgtttaaaatgACTGATTAGCTATTTTAGTGCGAAAATCATGAATAACTTTTGTAGATAACAGCAGCgttataaatgtaatttttatgtatCGGATTTCTGAGTAATTCcatttttgtagcttataAATTACTAATCTTGTGAAAccaaaaaatacttttgaaaatgttatttaattttaattctagGAAATGGCGCTCAGTCCCACATCGCCAGCATTTGAGGGTTGGAAAGTATCACCATTGCCGCTTAACTTTGATGTATATCTGTTCAATTGGACAAACCCCGAGGATTTGTATGTGGGTTCAAAACGCAAGCCGCACTTTGTGCAGCTGGGACCATATCGCTTTCGCGAGAAACCCGATAAGGTGGATATAGTGTGGCACAATCAAAATGCGTCAGTTTCGTTTCGCAAGAAGGCGTACTTCTATTTCGATGCAGAGGGCAGCAATGGAACGCTGCAGGATGTAGTTACATCAGTGAACTCTATAGCACATGTAAGTcgtataaaatacatatataaaacaataactgAACTTTCTATCTTTTAGGCAGGAGCACGCCGCTTAGCAGAGTTGAACTCTTTCTTTCATTTCTTTGCATCCACAAGTTTGAGCAGCTCGCAGCAGGTGCATGTCACACACACGGCAGAGGAATGGATGTTCAAGGGCTTTGAGAGTTCGCTCATCAATCTGGGCAAGCTCATATCACCCGAGAATGTGCCATACGATCGTTTTGGCTATCAGTATCAACGCAATGGCAGTTCAGGCTTTGATGGCGATCTCAACATGTTCACAGGCGCTGATGATCCGCGTAAAATGGGCGAAGTGTATACGTGGAACAATCTAACGCATACGGGCGCCTTTAAGGGCGACTGCGGCAAGGTGCGCGGCTCCATGGGCGAATTCTTTCCACCCAATTTGAGCACCAACGACAGCGTGCATCTCTACATGCCCAAAATGTGTCGCGCCATACCGCTGGACTATACGGAAACTGTCACCGTGCATGGCGTTACGGCGTACAAATACAGCGGCACTCGTCATGCTGTGGACAATGGCACGCTCTTTCCAGAGACAAGTTGCTACTGCGTCGATGGCCAATGCCAGCCGGCTGGCgttataaatatcaaaaactgTATGTACAACTCGTCTATTTTTATGAGCTATCCGCATTTCTATTTGGCGGATCCAAGTTATCTGGCGGCAGTGGATGGTCTGCAGCCTGAGAAGGAGAAGCATGAGTTCTATATGGCGCTGGAGCCGAATGCAGGCGTGCCCATGGATGTGGGCGGCGGTTTCCAAGCCAATTATCTAATGGAACCCACACCAGGCGTAGCGTAAGTTACAACTGACAAACATTTAACTAagcagcaaactaattaacTTCTTATGCAGTTTGTTTGCGCGTGTGCCAACCGTTTTGATGCCGCTCATGTGGGCTGAGGAGCGTGTGCGTGTAACAGAGGAAATTGCTTCCAACATCGGTCTGGTGCCGCTTATAGTGCTGCTGGGACAGATCTTTACAGGCATACTGCTGGCAGGCGGACTCATCTGCACCTGTTGGTATCCAACGCGACAGCTGACGCGTCTTTGCCAAGGCGATCCCAAGTCGAAGGTTAAAGTGCTGCGGCCGCTAACAACATTTGCTGTCATTGGCAGTGGAGCAGCAACGTCGCCAGCAtcgcgccagcagctgctgcagagtCCGAGCACGCATGAGCGTGTGGGTGTGCGTCTGCTGGACTACAGACGCAATTCCAGCTTGGTGGCAGCGGCGCAGCAGAGCAGCTCATCCGTGGAACCGCTGATACACAACGGCTCATAGAAATGTGATAATAAgttaataataactaaaacgCAGAGAACtgcatttataacaattttatattgcgTGTAGTTAACTAAAGAGCGCTCTCTGTTTTTTATAGCCCCCCCGCGAAAAGAGAAAGactcagcagctgctgacttTTCTATTGGGAAGCTCAGCAAGTTGGCTGCAGCTAGTTAGGAAGAGAGataagattatttattttagtgccAAATAATAGCAAGCGTTAAAACACACATTAAAAGTCATTAACTTATATCtagcaaacaaatgtaaatatagaAGCGAAATTTGAGTAGTTGTAAGTCTTgttgaaatcaaaaaaaaaaaaaaaactgcgcaCGTCCAAagtatttatacatatacatatttataataattaatttttttttattgtaaacatattttagttttaacacacacacatacacatatacatgcatatgcaaatgaagtgataatttatattgtaacaaacagaaatcaaaaacaaatattccTTAAAGCAAAGTATAAATTTGAAACTAAAAGAAACAAAGttttgaaatgtttgtttttcattttagctgcatttgcagCCAACTGGACACGGCCCAGAAGCAAAGGctaacaaagccaaagctcaCCAAGGAGTTGAACGTTGCCGTAGCCTTGCCCGTATTGCCCAAGTCAAGCTGCGCTGCAAGCTCTGCAGGCACATCGAGATAAACACGCTCCACACCAAAGCTAAAGATCAGCTTACGCAGCAGCTCCACATCCACATAGTCGCCGGCAGAGGACCAAATAGTCAGCGTGCACTCATTTGTAGAGTTTACCGAAGCCAGCAGCTTATGCAGCTGCTCCTCGCTCTGAGCCGCAATGCCGGCACGCACCGGAAATGTTATGGGTTGACCTGTGGAGGTCACATTGTTGTCCTGTATGGACTGCAACATTGCACTGCATTGTGCATCGGTGTACATTCCTTCGCGATAGTCGGGACCCCAGCGCGTGGTCCAGCCAATGGAGAGTACAGCTTGCTTATAGCGCATGCAGCCGGCAAAGAAACGCGCTGGATCCACAGGCGTTGAACTCAGCGCCTCCACTGGTCCATTTATAATATCAGCATTTAACCAAATGGGATAGCTCATCTGCAATTGCCAAGTTGTTAATATGCGCTGCTTATAGCTTTGTTTACCTTTGGTATGGTTGCATCCAGTATGTCCAGCGCGCCCTCAAACACTTCGATGGATTTAAAATCCAATTTAACGCCCTTCTCAGCGCCTTCGTGCACCTCATTGTGTGCCTTAATCTGATGCAGAAAGTCCTCCAGCGTTAGATCAGAGATATTGGCAGGTGGATGCGCCATTACAGGCAGTTGCTCTCCCTCGCCATTTAGCTGACCTAGCACAATGTCCGCTTCGATCATGTCAATGTCAGCTGAGCGAAATTAATAACAAGAGTAATGTTAACTGCAGCTTAACATAAGAGAGCGCAGGAGAAAGAGAACAGCATGTGTGGGTGCTTAGCAGCTTAAGCACCTGTTAATGCAAGCTCAGTTGTCTTTTAGCCTGCGAGGCGTGCGCACGGTCGGTGAAGTGAATAttcagtttgtgtgtgtgtgtgcgtgtgaaagTGCTTGACAACACCTGCaattgcacaaattatttgtaagtGTTTACCGTTTAACGCCTCGGCGAGCAGCTGTTGACTATTAACAGCATGAGCCCAGCTTATTGCAGTCAAATTAGCCGCCTTGCTAACGACTTTACCAGTCTTATTAAAGCGCCCCATGTCTATTAACGCATAATCCAGTTGATCCTGTAATACAATAGCCACGGGCACGTTCACCAATTGATTCGCTTGCAATTCGTAGTGATAGGCGCTGACGTTTAGTGCAATGCCATTGATTTTAACAGCCAGGCACGctaagcaattgaaaattattaaacaaggTGTTAAAAACtagttaattaaaagttaataaatatttattacctTTGACCACAGCAAATGGAAAGTCACATGCACGTAACGCCAATTacttaacaataacaacaactggaGCAAACACGCTATACATTCACCGTTTGAATGAGAGAGTAttggtgtgtgcgtgtgtgtagtGCAGACAGTAGCGGTTTATGAATATGAAATAAACACTTTCGCCCGCAACGCAGTTGCATTTAAACTGACAACAAATGCagtgtgtatgtaaataaatcaacaacgAATGAGAGTGTAGAAAGCGCAGGCGCTGTCAAATTGTTAGTGATGCGTATGAGAAAGATAATATTACAgcacaattacaattacaacaatattACCCAGCATGCAGATTATCATCGAACCCTTCATGTTTTTATTGctctgcaattgttgctgcagtttaattgctaatcagcaacaataagtTGTACTCTAAAAGATAGCACAATCAAGTAATTGAGATTAAATTGCGCACTCTGGacgcttaattatttatgacactaaattggcaatttattgcaatataaTTGCGCGATTTGTAAGTGCAAGtgaataaaactatttaagtAAACTCGTATGTTTTggataaacatttaaattcgCGCTACTAAATGTGTCTCTCTTAACGGTTCGATTACAGCGCGATAACAGCAGCTCGCTATGCTAACCGGCAGCTCataacacactgtcatccacaGTCATAGCACAAATAGTACACGTGTACGTTGGCAACTCTGCAAGTGTGGGTGAATTTTTATCATTACGTGTGATTAgattgctttcaatttcaatttcattgccGACCAGCACACAATTAAGCTACTAGTGCCGGCTTGATAAGCGCACAATTACTCGACACTCATAGTTTAAGTACATTACCAAGTGATAACAGAATTACAAGCCGGAAAAATGGCCGATCTTATCAAAAAAGGAGCGCTATTGCTTATGAATCAGAAATGCTATGACAATTACTTTTTGGAGCACAACTTCTTTGATGGTAATTaaccaaaacaatttttaatgtttttgtttatacaatgTTCCGTTTTTCATTGCAGTGCCCTGCTTCAAGGCTTTGTTGAGCAAAGGTCTGGGTTTGGGCATTATAGCCGGCTCAGTGCTGGTCAAAGTGCCGCAAGTGatgaaaatattgcaaaacaAATCAGGCGAGGGCATAAATCTGTTTGGTGTTATGCTTGATCTGCTGGCTATAACATTCCACATGTCCTACAACTTTATGCATGGCTATCCCTTCAGCTCCTGGGGTGACAATACTTTCCTGGCACTACAAACTGTGGCCATAGCTGCTCTAGTGCTGTTCTTTGCTGGCCGCAAACCCCATGCATTCATCTTTCTGCTTGCTTATGCTACGCTATTGTATGTGCTTAACTCTGGCTTGACTTCAATGAAAGTGCTGCTGACCATTCAAAGCTGCAACATACCCATACTGCTGGTGGGCAAGCTCTCGCAGGCCATGACTAATTACAAAGCTGGCTCCACGGGTCAGCTCTCAGCCGCTACAGTCATCATGATGTTTGCCGGCTCGCTGGCGCGCATCTTCACTTCCATACAAGAGACAGGGGATACCATGATCATAGTTACCTTTGTCGCATCCACTTTTGCCAACGGCGTCATCTTGGCACAGCTGCTTTACTATTGGAATAAgcctgctgctggcgctgccgctgccaagAGCAAATCGAAGAAGCCCAAGACCAAGAAGGATGATTAAGACAAACGCTATTTTCACTTTAAGTGCTCGACGCTTTAGAACAAGAGTTTAATATTCACCTTATGcttagtaaatttataaaaacaaaatacaaattaatgttaatcCAGCTCAAAGTGCTtctgcagcgctgccagcgctcTATAACGATGTGAGATTTTGTTCTTCTCGGCCTTGGGCAGCTCTGCATATGTTTGGTCATAGCCATCAGGCTGGAACACGGGATCCCTTTAATTTggaaaattaataacaattttataaatgtaataagcagctgcttacCAGCCAAATTCGCGTGATCCACGTGGCTCTACAATAGTTCCCTTGGTTATGCCCTGGAAGAGCATTGGCTCGGCTTCGCTGCTCTCGCAGTAACCAAATGTGCAAATGGCCTTTGCACCTTTATCCTCCCAGCCTGTGAGCAGACGATGCAAGCCCTCGGGCTGCAGTTTCTCCAGAAACCATTTGATATAAGGACCAGGCAGACCTTCCAACGCATTAAAGCACAGACACGTATCCTCGACCAGCACGGGACCGTTAACCTGACGCGCCGCTTCTCTGCACTTCTTTTTCGCTATCTCTTCAATCTCGCCCTGCAGCTCGGGTAAGTCGATCTTCTTAGAGACTATAGTGCGCGGAAAGCAGGGCCCAAGTATGGCCAGCAGCTCCTCCAGCTTCTTGGCGTTGCCCGTTACAAACGTAATTGGTTTCGACATAATTTCTATTGTTGAGCgtcaattgcattaaattgtaaatgttattgttaaattgtttaacaaatcaACTTTTGCTTACCCGCACGTTTTTCACTTCCTTATAGAGTTctctttgcatttgttttgtgctcTAATCAGCTGTTTACGCCGGCAATCAGAATGCGGGAATGAGATAGATATAGAAATAGGCGCTgtgatttgaatttaaaaataatccaGCTCATTTTTATGAACTTAATTGGCGGTATACTTTTCAAATTTGAACtttaaaacaaagcttaaaaaatgggttataaattaaaagagataaaataatttattctaaATCTATGATaatagctgcatttaaattcaaaacaatttccaTTTGCTGTAAGACAAACACGTAAATAATGGAAATTTTTggatattttattgctttaataaacGAGCAGCAAATCGTACGTTGCAAATGGacctaaacaaatattaaatataaatttgttgataTAAAAACTGCAGATGATAAGCCGACTTGCTGAAATAACAATTATCTACTTTGAAAAATAAGATTAAACACTTGTTTTCTCCAATTCTTTGCATtggtatattttatttaacaaaacagTTTGCTTAAGATACTAATAGTACAAAAATACATAATCTTATAttcacaataattataaataactaaGAATTCAGCAGCTGTGGCTAGAGAAAAGCTCCCCAGCCGACATACATGGCAGCAAGATTATCCACTTTGGTGGCCTCATTAATCAGAAAATTAACTTGTCCCTCGGTGGACAAAGGAATGCTATTGGACTGTTGGCGTTTTAcctaaaacaaataataattaaaaatatagatatgtacatttattaaatgttaacttACATGTCCTTGCAGACGCTCGGCAATGCGCTGGACATCATTGGTGGCCTTGGGATCGGTGAGCTCGGCGCCTGGGCGCCTATTACTGGAGGCATTGGCTGTGAGGCGATTCTGTATACCAAGATCGTAGACAAAGGGACGCAGCATGGACATCAGTGTCTTGGATTCGTGACGCAGCAAGCGCAGCGTAATCTCGCAGCATTTGCGAAAACTGCCCTCCACTCCCAACGGGCCCATGGCCGTAATCATGTTGTCAGTAAGACGAAAGGGCACCACCTCGGGATAGGCGAAGTTCTCGCCTTGATtgaacaaacaattgaaatccACATGGACAGCATCGCCGTTGCGCTCGTCAAACAAAATATTCTCGCCATGACGATCGCCCAGACCGAGTATATAACCCACCATGGACATAACGGCAATGGTGCGTATATAGGAATTCCTAGCTTCATACCAGCTATGCGGCGTGGTAAAGCGCTGACGCAGCCAATCCTGAAACACAGGCGGATGCgcgggcagcagctgcttgagaAATACTTCACGCTTGCGCTCCGCCGGCTCACAGTGCGGCAcagccagctgctgcagctgacgtCCACCCAAGGCCTGGCCACGTTGCATGTAGAATGACATGACAATGCTGCGATAGGAATTGAGATTAGGCAGCCACTCCAGCAGTCCACACTCCTCATTGAAAGGCAACACGGCATAGGTGCGTATATGCAAACGACGCTGTCTGGCGCCCGCATCCTGATGCAGATAACGCTTCATCAGACCATTGAACTCCATTAAACGCGCATCCTTGCGCAAATCATCCTTGGGCTTAACCATTATGTCATAGTCTTTGCCATCGCTGCAGCGCAGCGTCAACTTCTTGGGACGCGCAGCCGAACGCAGCACAAGCAGCTTATCCTGGAAGCCAGCTATATAGAGCGGCTGATATGGAAACCAATGACTAgcgggcagctgctgctgctcctgcgccTGTGTAGCGCTTAAGCCAAAGCTTGGCTGCATGTACTGCTCAAAGGGCAACAGTATTTTGCTAAAGTTGGACTGCTGGCAAAGTTGCGGCAGACGCTTGTCCAGATCACTGAGCTTGTAGCTGCGATCCAAGGTAACCTCCTTGTTGGTTACGCCCATTAGGCGTTCGGTAAGCGTATTAAAGTCCTGCAGCAAGCGTTGAAAGCTGTCACCTGCATGCAGAAttcgaaaattaattaattcattttgtttacagACAGCCAACTCACCCTGCAGTCGCTCATCTGTGAGTATAAGCTTGGCGCGCTTGATGCGCTGCACTGTGGCGGATTTGaaatgcggcagcagcatccacAACGACTGCTGCGGATAGTCACCAATCAGTTTGATTATAATGCAGCGCAGCACAGCAAACACCTCGGGCGAGGGATGACAAAGTCGACTTAACATTTGCGAATACGCCGTATAGAACATTGCCGTAGGCAGTGCAGTGCAGCAATTGGTGAGTAGATCGTTTAGCTTGCGCAGCAGCTCTGGATTGACATTCGCACTGGCTGCTGTATCCAGCCAAAGGCTTATCAAGCGCGGCATTGACTGATACACATGCGTTTGGCCATAGCGCATGGACTTGGCATAGTTGAGCAtaatctgcagcagcagctcctcatGCTGCCCACGCTCCGACGACTGCGCATCACGCATTTTCTCCAGAAACTGCGCCAACTGCACATGACAACGCTCCGATTGACGCTGCACAGCCAGCGCCTGCTGGAAATATCTGTAAGCAAAGAAAGTTGAAGCAACAAATCGTAACTAATTCATGTACTTACTTTAGTATAGCATCGGCGCATAGATTCATGGAGTCAGCATTGTATGTGGCCTGCAGATATTTGCCCTCAAAGTAGAGCTGACGCTGCTCGCCAGCCAACTGTTTGGTATTGCCAGCGCATTGCTGCTCCAGCGTTACTAGCTGCTCCTCCAAATAGTTCATGGCATGCACTTGATCACCTTTTTGCCAGAGCAGCTTTGCGCGCTCCAAGAAGAGTCCACTGGGCGCATACTCGGCGGCT
Proteins encoded in this region:
- the LOC108607949 gene encoding inosine triphosphate pyrophosphatase — protein: MSKPITFVTGNAKKLEELLAILGPCFPRTIVSKKIDLPELQGEIEEIAKKKCREAARQVNGPVLVEDTCLCFNALEGLPGPYIKWFLEKLQPEGLHRLLTGWEDKGAKAICTFGYCESSEAEPMLFQGITKGTIVEPRGSREFGWDPVFQPDGYDQTYAELPKAEKNKISHRYRALAALQKHFELD
- the LOC108607947 gene encoding protein FAM151B, which encodes MGRFNKTGKVVSKAANLTAISWAHAVNSQQLLAEALNADIDMIEADIVLGQLNGEGEQLPVMAHPPANISDLTLEDFLHQIKAHNEVHEGAEKGVKLDFKSIEVFEGALDILDATIPKMSYPIWLNADIINGPVEALSSTPVDPARFFAGCMRYKQAVLSIGWTTRWGPDYREGMYTDAQCSAMLQSIQDNNVTSTGQPITFPVRAGIAAQSEEQLHKLLASVNSTNECTLTIWSSAGDYVDVELLRKLIFSFGVERVYLDVPAELAAQLDLGNTGKATATFNSLVSFGFVSLCFWAVSSWLQMQLK
- the LOC108607948 gene encoding mannose-P-dolichol utilization defect 1 protein homolog, whose protein sequence is MADLIKKGALLLMNQKCYDNYFLEHNFFDVPCFKALLSKGLGLGIIAGSVLVKVPQVMKILQNKSGEGINLFGVMLDLLAITFHMSYNFMHGYPFSSWGDNTFLALQTVAIAALVLFFAGRKPHAFIFLLAYATLLYVLNSGLTSMKVLLTIQSCNIPILLVGKLSQAMTNYKAGSTGQLSAATVIMMFAGSLARIFTSIQETGDTMIIVTFVASTFANGVILAQLLYYWNKPAAGAAAAKSKSKKPKTKKDD